The following proteins are encoded in a genomic region of Glycine max cultivar Williams 82 chromosome 18, Glycine_max_v4.0, whole genome shotgun sequence:
- the LOC100807854 gene encoding LOB domain-containing protein 41: MRMSCNGCRVLRKGCSENCSIRPCLQWIKSPESQANATVFLAKFYGRAGLMNLVNAGPEHLRPAIFRSLLYEACGRILNPIYGSVGLLWSGSWQLCQAAVENVLKGAPITPITSEAAASGRGPPLKAYDIRHVSKDENSAAASNETQHQRVKTRSRVKRPLANNNAKPKSTTNENNNNKGTELGSAEPSLVACEWTEEVMNRSGSHDSTLSHQSEAANAVESESMLSAETPETSILFREEPETNPKRVSDDVGLELTLGFEPVSRARPVVPVKKRRIELKNFSGSAESGSCKMELGLECSA, from the exons ATGCGGATGAGCTGCAATGGATGTCGAGTTCTCAGAAAAGGTTGCAGTGAAAATTGCAGCATCAGACCCTGTTTACAATGGATCAAAAGCCCAGAATCTCAAGCCAATGCTACTGTGTTTCTTGCCAAGTTCTACGGCCGTGCTGGTCTAATGAACCTGGTTAACGCAGGCCCCGAACATCTTCGTCCAG CGATCTTTCGTTCGTTGTTGTACGAGGCATGCGGTCGGATATTGAACCCGATTTACGGGTCTGTCGGGTTGTTATGGTCCGGGAGCTGGCAGCTATGTCAAGCCGCCGTGGAAAACGTCTTGAAAGGCGCACCGATTACGCCGATCACGTCCGAAGCCGCGGCTAGCGGGCGGGGCCCACCGCTCAAGGCTTACGACATACGCCACGTGTCCAAAGACGAGAACTCCGCCGCCGCGTCCAACGAAACTCAGCACCAACGAGTCAAGACTCGGTCTCGAGTGAAGCGACCCCTCGCCAACAACAACGCCAAGCCCAAATCCACCACCAAcgaaaacaacaacaataaggGAACCGAATTGGGTTCAGCTGAACCGAGTTTGGTGGCATGCGAGTGGACCGAAGAGGTGATGAACCGGTCTGGAAGTCACGATTCGACGCTGAGCCACCAGTCGGAGGCGGCGAATGCGGTGGAGAGCGAGAGCATGCTGTCGGCGGAGACGCCGGAGACTTCGATTCTCTTCCGAGAAGAACCGGAAACGAACCCGAAGCGTGTGAGCGATGATGTTGGTTTAGAGCTTACGCTTGGGTTCGAACCGGTTTCACGTGCGCGGCCCGTGGTTCCGGTGAAGAAAAGAAGGATTGAGTTGAAAAATTTTAGTGGCTCGGCTGAGAGTGGCTCGTGCAAGATGGAGCTGGGGCTTGAATGTTCGGCTTGA